One part of the Chryseobacterium mulctrae genome encodes these proteins:
- a CDS encoding site-specific integrase, with amino-acid sequence MNKTFNLLFYVKKAKINSVGECPIYLRITIDGKISEISTKRTVKPSKWNSAMQKVSGSSEECRSLNYYLKTFEQKVYDTYHGLMRDKETVTCETLKNKLLGKGELNRTLIPIFQDHNDRMEKLIGKEFAKGKLTRYNTCISHTKEFLKWKYNLTDINIIKIDYGFLNDFEFFLRTEKSCNNNSAVKYIKNFGKIVRICLGNGWIDKDPFINYKSKFTEVTRSFLNEQEIEILRTKDFKNQRISQVRDIFLFSCFTGLAYIDTQQLTTQNINIGLDGKKWIFTKRQKTKTTSNIPLLPQAEKIIEKYQNNPICINNNRLLPVLSNQKMNAYLKEIADICGVEKDLTYHIARHTFATTITLSNGVSIESVSKMLGHKSIRTTQHYAKILDKKVSEDMSVLKVVLLKKSV; translated from the coding sequence ATGAACAAGACATTCAATTTACTTTTCTATGTAAAAAAAGCTAAAATCAATTCTGTAGGAGAGTGTCCTATTTATTTACGAATTACAATTGATGGCAAAATATCCGAGATTAGCACAAAACGTACAGTAAAGCCTTCAAAATGGAACTCTGCAATGCAGAAGGTTAGTGGCTCTTCAGAAGAATGCAGATCATTGAATTATTATTTGAAAACATTTGAGCAGAAAGTTTACGATACATACCACGGATTAATGAGAGATAAGGAAACAGTAACTTGTGAGACTCTTAAAAATAAGTTATTGGGTAAAGGCGAGCTGAACAGAACACTTATACCTATTTTTCAAGATCACAATGACCGTATGGAGAAACTGATAGGAAAAGAATTTGCAAAAGGAAAGTTAACAAGATATAATACCTGCATTAGCCACACAAAAGAATTTTTGAAATGGAAATATAATCTTACCGATATCAACATCATAAAAATTGATTACGGATTTCTTAACGACTTTGAATTTTTTCTTCGTACAGAAAAATCTTGCAATAATAATTCGGCTGTAAAATACATCAAAAATTTTGGTAAGATCGTTAGAATTTGTTTGGGCAATGGCTGGATAGATAAAGATCCTTTCATTAATTACAAATCCAAATTTACCGAAGTAACGAGATCATTCTTGAATGAGCAGGAAATTGAAATTCTTAGAACAAAAGATTTCAAAAACCAAAGAATATCGCAAGTAAGAGATATTTTTCTGTTTAGTTGCTTTACAGGTCTTGCTTACATTGATACACAACAATTGACGACTCAAAATATTAATATTGGATTAGATGGCAAGAAGTGGATTTTTACCAAACGCCAAAAAACAAAAACAACCTCTAATATTCCTTTGCTCCCGCAGGCAGAAAAAATTATTGAAAAATATCAAAATAACCCAATTTGTATCAACAACAATAGATTGCTACCTGTATTAAGTAATCAGAAAATGAACGCGTACTTAAAAGAAATCGCTGATATTTGCGGTGTAGAAAAAGATTTAACTTATCATATTGCGCGTCATACTTTTGCTACCACAATCACTTTATCTAATGGAGTTTCTATTGAGAGTGTAAGTAAAATGCTAGGTCATAAAAGTATCAGAACAACTCAACATTATGCTAAGATTTTAGACAAAAAAGTGAGTGAAGATATGAGTGTGCTAAAAGTTGTTTTGTTGAAAAAAAGTGTATAA
- a CDS encoding pPIWI-associating nuclease domain-containing protein, whose product MVGSQLRFESSENPDKLRHCLISLRTILEYLIDDQLAPIEKIKNDEMFKSEFKKYHQGKQEIYFVKVSRSKK is encoded by the coding sequence ATGGTTGGGAGCCAATTACGCTTTGAATCTTCAGAAAATCCGGATAAATTAAGACATTGCTTAATTTCATTAAGAACAATCCTCGAATACCTGATTGATGATCAACTCGCACCAATTGAAAAGATCAAAAATGATGAAATGTTCAAATCTGAATTTAAAAAATATCATCAAGGAAAACAAGAAATCTATTTTGTTAAAGTATCTCGAAGTAAAAAATAG